A genomic segment from Longimicrobium sp. encodes:
- the thiE gene encoding thiamine phosphate synthase: MSALASRLGLIVVTDPGIPAGRTLVDVVRAALRGGAPSVQLRAKDASARDAALLARELLAETRAAGALLFINDRVDVALAVGADGAHLGDEDLPLAAARRIVPRGFLLGMSADSVDLALQAERDGADYLGVGPVYGTASKANAGAPIGTARIAEVAASVRIPIVGIGGIHAHNAAPVVHAGAAGVAVISSVMHADDPEAAARALMEAVARG; this comes from the coding sequence GTGAGCGCGCTCGCATCGCGCCTGGGGCTGATCGTCGTCACTGATCCCGGCATCCCCGCCGGGCGCACGCTGGTGGATGTGGTGCGCGCGGCGCTGCGAGGCGGCGCGCCCTCGGTGCAGCTGCGCGCCAAGGATGCCTCCGCCCGCGATGCCGCCCTCCTCGCCCGCGAGCTCCTGGCGGAGACGCGCGCCGCCGGGGCCCTCCTCTTCATCAACGACCGCGTCGACGTCGCCCTTGCCGTCGGCGCGGACGGCGCGCACCTGGGAGACGAGGACCTCCCCCTGGCCGCCGCACGCCGCATCGTCCCCCGCGGATTCCTCCTCGGGATGTCCGCCGACAGCGTGGATCTCGCCCTTCAGGCCGAGCGCGACGGGGCCGACTACCTGGGCGTGGGACCGGTCTACGGCACCGCCAGCAAGGCCAATGCGGGGGCCCCCATCGGCACCGCCCGCATCGCCGAGGTGGCGGCCTCCGTCCGCATCCCCATCGTCGGCATCGGCGGCATCCACGCGCACAACGCGGCCCCGGTGGTCCACGCCGGGGCCGCGGGGGTCGCCGTCATCAGCTCAGTGATGCACGCGGATGATCCGGAGGCGGCGGCGCGGGCGTTGATGGAGGCGGTGGCGCGGGGGTGA